The nucleotide window ATCAGCAACCAGCGCTTGAAACGATCGCAGCAAGCACAAAAGCATGCGGCTTTGTTTGACGCATTACTTGCGGAATAAACAACACATCCCATGCAAACAGGCTAGACTTATCGCTGAGTTGATCGATATTTTGATCAACAAAGATCTAGCATAAAGATTAAGCATTTAGTAAACTATGCTACTTATTGATTAAAATTAGCTTTGTGGAGTAAATGAATGGCTCGCGTTACTGTTGAAGATGCAGTTGATAAAGTTGGCAACCGTTTTGACTTGGTACTTATTGCATCACGTCGTGCACGTCAAATCGCAACTGGTGGTAAAGATGCATTAGTTGAAATTGAAAACGACAAACCAACTGTTTTGGCGCTTCGTGAAATTGAAGCTGACCTGATCAACAACGATATTATGGACAACGCTGATCGTCAAGAACAGGTTCAACAAGAATCTGCTGAACTTGCAGCCGTTGCCGCAATCGTTGGTAACCAAGTTTAAGAGAACATTCTCTTAACTCTGTTTTATAGGAAGCCAATGGCGTTTGTCATTGGCTTTCTTGCGATTTAAGGGTATCTTTAGAATATCCGTGCATTTCCAAGTATTTATCTTATCAAAACTGCGAATAAAAAGGCGTTGGAGCATTAAGTGTACCTTTTTGAACCGTTAAAAAAACTTGCAGAAACCTATTTAGCTGCCGACCAAATCGAACAGCTTAAACAGGCCTATATTGTTGCCCATGACGCTCATGATGGGCAAATGCGTTCCAGTGGTGACCCATATATCACCCACCCAGTTGCGGTTGCTCGCAACTTGGCCGAGATGCACCTCGATCATGAGACTTTAATGGCAGCCTTGCTGCATGACGTAATTGAAGATACCGATGTTACCGGTGACGAATTGGCTGAACAATTCGGCAACACCGTTGCAGAACTGGTTGAAGGCGTCAGTAAACTAGACAAAATTAAGTTTAGTAACAAGCAAGAGATGCAAGCGGAAAACTTCCGCAAAATGATCATGGCCATGGTGCAAGATATCCGGGTTATTTTGATCAAGCTGGCTGACCGTACTCATAACATGCGCACCTTAGGCGCCTTGCGTCCTGAAAAACGTCGTCGCATTGCGCGTGAAACCCTTGAAATTTACGCCCCAATCGCCAACCGTCTTGGTATTCATGGCATTAAAAATGAATTAGAAATTCTTGGTTTTGAAGGCTTATACCCAATGCGTCACCGCGCCCTTAAGGCAGCGGTCTCGCAAGCGCGTGGTAATCGTAAAGAAATCATCGAGAATATCCGCGAAGAAATCGAAGCGCGTTTGTCAGAGTCTGGCATTGAAGCACAAGTAGTTGGCCGTGAAAAACACTTGTATTCGATTTACCGCAAAATGCTCAATAAAGAGCTGATGTTCAACGAAGTTATGGACATTTACGCGTTCCGTATTATTGTCGATAACAAGTTTGACACCTGCTACCGCGCACTTGGTGCGGTTCATAACCTATTCAAACCCATTGAAACCCGCTTTAAAGACTATATCGCCATTCCTAAAAGTAATGGTTACCAGTCACTGCATACCTCATTGATTGGCCCACACGGTATCCCTGTTGAAATCCAAATCCGTACTCTGGATATGGATCACATGGCCGACCGAGGGGTTGCGGCGCATTGGGTATACAAACAAAAAGGCGACGAGAACGACGGTACTACCGCACAAGTTCGCGCCCGCAAGTGGATGCAAAGCCTGATGGAGTTGCAACAAAGCGCTGGTAGTAGTTTTGAATTTATCGAAAACGTAAAAACCGATATGTTCCCGGAAGAAATCTACGTGTTTACCCCAGACGGCAAAATCATTGAATTGCCAATGGGTGCAACCGCGGTCGATTTTGCTTATGCGGTACATACTGACGTTGGTAACAGTTGTGTTGGTGCCAAAGTGGAACGTAAACCGTATCCATTGCGCAAGCCGCTGAACTCGGGACAAACGGTAGAGATCATCACCTCAAGTGGTGCCCGTCCGAACGCAACCTGGTTGAACTTTGTGGTAACCGCTAAAGCGCGTATGCAAATTCGCAATTACCTGCGTTCGATGGAACAAAATGAATCATTAAATCTTGGCCGTCGATTACTCACCCACGCCCTAGCGGCAACCAAGCTCGAAGATATCAGCGAGCATGTGGTTCATGAAGTGGTCACCGAAGCAGGCTATAAAAACCTAGACGAGTTGATGATCAACATTGGTTTAGGTAACGTTTTAAGTATTGGTATTGCCCGTCGTTTAACCGGTGAATTTACCAGTGACAACAATGAACCGAGTTTCGGCAAAGCGAAAATGCCAATCAAAGGTTCAGAAGGCATGCTGGTTACCTATGGTAAATGCTGTCACCCAATCCCAGGCGATGACATTGTCGCCTACATGAGCTCAGGCAAAGGCTTGATGGTTCATCAGGATGGCTGTCGTAATATCAAAGGTCGCGAAAAAGAATTGGGTAAATTCTTCCCAGTAAAATGGGATGCAGATATCGATCACGAGTTTTTGGCATCACTGCGAGTTGAAATCATCAACCATCAAGGTGCGTTGTCAAAGTTAACCTCGATAATTACCAAGGCCGATTCGCATATTCGTACCTTAAATACCGAAGAAAAAGATTCGAACCTGTATCTGATTACCATGGAGATCACCTGTCGTGATCGAATCCATATCGCCAACATCATCCGTAAGATAAAAATCATGCAAGATGTGCAGCGCGTATTCAGACCAAGAAAGTAAAGAGATTACTATGAAGACAATTATCAGCACCGAAAACGCACCAAGTGCAATAGGTACGTACAGTCAGGCGGTAAAGGTTAATAACACCGTTTACTTGTCAGGACAAATCCCATTAGAACCACAATCTATGGCCGTGGTTGATGGCGGTTTTGAAGCGCAAACCCATCAAGTGTTTAAAAACTTGTCGGCGGTATGTACCGCGGCAGGTGGCGACCTAAATGACATGGTTAAGGTTAATATTTTCATGACCGACCTAAGCAACTTTGCCACCGTTAATGAGATCATGAGCCAGTACTTTGCACAACCGTACCCAGCTCGTGCAGCAATTGGTGTAAGCCAATTACCTAAAGGCGTTGATATTGAAATCGACGGTGTAATGGAACTTCCTAACCTAAACTAACGTTATGACTCCAGAAAGACACAAGCGCATACTCGATATGCTAAACAAACGTCAGGTCGATCTGACGGTTTGTATGGAAGGCATTCACAAGCCTCACAACCTTGCCGCGGTCGTTCGTACCTGCGATGCCGTCGGCTGTAACGATGTGCATGCGGTATGGAAGAACGAAACCATGCGCGTTGGCGGTGGTACCGCATTAGGCTCGCAAAACTGGGTTAACCTGCATAATTACAGCAGCACCAAAGAAGCCTTAACTCGATTGAAAGAGCAAGGCATGCAAATTTTGGTGACCAACCTATCGGACACTGCGGTCGATTATCGTGAGATTGATTACACCAAACCTACTGCGGTTATTCTTGGCCAAGAAAAATTTGGTGCGTCTGATGAAGCTCTAGCCATGGCAGACCAAGATATCATTATTCCTATGGTTGGTATGGTGCAATCATTGAACGTTAGTGTTGCTTGTGCCGTCACCTTGTACGAAGCACAACGCCAGCGCCAAGCCGCAGGTATGTACGATACCCCATCTGAGCTAAGCCAAGAGCAACGCAATCGCGTTTTATTTGAAGGTGGTCACCCAATTTTTGCGCAAGCATGTCAGCGCAAAGGTCTGCCTTACCCACAAATCGACGCCGACGGACAAATTGTTGCCAGCGACGAATGGTGGCACAAAATGCAAATGAACAAAGAATCCTGGCAAGACCTAGACGATTAATACCCGTTACGCTATTGATCGTTATTGCTATACCCTGTTTAATAGGACGTTCAATATCAAGTTGTAAAACATCAAGTGGCACAACCCAATGTGCCACTGTGATTTGTGACTAAACACCGCAGCTAAACCGGATTGGCGATAACAATAATCATGACTGACAATCGAGCCGTCGCAGCACGCGAGGGATTGCAAAATTTGGCAAATATCCCGGTAACGGTTCTTAAAGGCGTTGGTCCGAGCATTGCCACCAAGCTTGAAAAACTCGGCCTGTATACGGTTCAAGACTTACTGTTTCATCTGCCCATTCGTTACGAAGATCGCACCCGCATTTATCAAATCCGAGATTTGATGCCTGGCATTCACACCTCGGTTATCGGCGAGGTCGTCGACAGCAATATTCAGTTTGGCAAGCGCCGTATGTTATTGGTGCGTATCAACGATGGCAGTGGTGAGTTAACCCTGCGCTTCTTCCACTTTTCGGCAGCACAAAAGGCCAATTTAGTGCCCGGCAAGATGATCCGTTGTTTTGGTGAAATCCAGCGCGGTGGCCGTGGTTTCGAAATTATCCACCCCGAATACAAAAGCGCAGAACAAGACCAAGATACGCCGCAAGTTGAAGAAACACTGACACCGGTTTACTCGACCACCGACGGTTTACGACAAATCAGTATTCGCAATATCTGCGAACAAGCTTTAGTGCGTCTTGACCGTGGCAGTGTTGAAGAGTTATTACCAGAAGGTTTTTCTAATGAAGGCCTGACGCTGGCACAAGCAATTCAACTGATTCACAAGCCAACCCCTGATGTGTCTACTTTATTGTTAGAAGAAGGCCGTCATCCGGCGCAAATACGGCTTATTCGCGAAGAATTACTGGCTCATAACTTAAGCATGCTCAAGCTACGACAATCCAGTGACAAACTGCCCGCCAAAGCGATGCAAATAGACGAGTCGCTGCAAGCAAAGTTTCTCGATACCCTGCCGTTTTCACCTACCGGTGCGCAAAGTCGCGTAGTTGCCGATATCCGCAACGATTTGCAGCAAGACATACCAATGATGCGTCTCGTACAAGGTGATGTTGGCTCAGGTAAAACCTTGGTTGCGGCACTGGCGGCATTAACCGCTATTGGTCAGGGCTATCAGGTGTCATTGATGGCACCAACTGAAATATTGGCCGAGCAGCACGCGATTAACTTTAGTAAATGGTTTGAACCGCTTGGCATTCGCGTCGGATGGCTGGCCAGTAAAGCCAAAGTCAAAGAAAAACGACAAGCACTGGAAGATATTAAAAGCGGTGCTCTGCAAATGGTGGTCGGCACCCATGCCTTGTTTCAAGAACAAGTTGAATTTCACAATATGGCCTTGGCCATCATTGATGAGCAACACCGATTTGGCGTACAGCAACGCTTAGCCTTGCGCGAAAAAGGCATGTTTGATGGCTGCTATCCACATCAATTGATCATGACCGCAACACCGATTCCGAGAACATTGGCGATGACCGCCTATGCGGATCTAGATACTTCAATCATCGATGAATTACCGCCAGGCAGAACGCCTATACAAACCGTCGCCATACCGGACTTGCGTCGCGACCAGGTGATAGAACGGGTTAGACACAATTGTTTGCACGACAACCGCCAAGCCTATTGGGTATGTACCCTTATTGAAGAGTCGGAAGTACTTGAATGTCAGGCCGCCGAAGATACCGCGGAGCATTTACAACAGCAACTTGCTGAGCTTAAAGTTGGCTTAGTTCATGGCCGCATG belongs to Thalassotalea sp. HSM 43 and includes:
- the rpoZ gene encoding DNA-directed RNA polymerase subunit omega, which encodes MARVTVEDAVDKVGNRFDLVLIASRRARQIATGGKDALVEIENDKPTVLALREIEADLINNDIMDNADRQEQVQQESAELAAVAAIVGNQV
- the spoT gene encoding bifunctional GTP diphosphokinase/guanosine-3',5'-bis pyrophosphate 3'-pyrophosphohydrolase codes for the protein MYLFEPLKKLAETYLAADQIEQLKQAYIVAHDAHDGQMRSSGDPYITHPVAVARNLAEMHLDHETLMAALLHDVIEDTDVTGDELAEQFGNTVAELVEGVSKLDKIKFSNKQEMQAENFRKMIMAMVQDIRVILIKLADRTHNMRTLGALRPEKRRRIARETLEIYAPIANRLGIHGIKNELEILGFEGLYPMRHRALKAAVSQARGNRKEIIENIREEIEARLSESGIEAQVVGREKHLYSIYRKMLNKELMFNEVMDIYAFRIIVDNKFDTCYRALGAVHNLFKPIETRFKDYIAIPKSNGYQSLHTSLIGPHGIPVEIQIRTLDMDHMADRGVAAHWVYKQKGDENDGTTAQVRARKWMQSLMELQQSAGSSFEFIENVKTDMFPEEIYVFTPDGKIIELPMGATAVDFAYAVHTDVGNSCVGAKVERKPYPLRKPLNSGQTVEIITSSGARPNATWLNFVVTAKARMQIRNYLRSMEQNESLNLGRRLLTHALAATKLEDISEHVVHEVVTEAGYKNLDELMINIGLGNVLSIGIARRLTGEFTSDNNEPSFGKAKMPIKGSEGMLVTYGKCCHPIPGDDIVAYMSSGKGLMVHQDGCRNIKGREKELGKFFPVKWDADIDHEFLASLRVEIINHQGALSKLTSIITKADSHIRTLNTEEKDSNLYLITMEITCRDRIHIANIIRKIKIMQDVQRVFRPRK
- a CDS encoding RidA family protein — protein: MKTIISTENAPSAIGTYSQAVKVNNTVYLSGQIPLEPQSMAVVDGGFEAQTHQVFKNLSAVCTAAGGDLNDMVKVNIFMTDLSNFATVNEIMSQYFAQPYPARAAIGVSQLPKGVDIEIDGVMELPNLN
- the trmH gene encoding tRNA (guanosine(18)-2'-O)-methyltransferase TrmH, coding for MTPERHKRILDMLNKRQVDLTVCMEGIHKPHNLAAVVRTCDAVGCNDVHAVWKNETMRVGGGTALGSQNWVNLHNYSSTKEALTRLKEQGMQILVTNLSDTAVDYREIDYTKPTAVILGQEKFGASDEALAMADQDIIIPMVGMVQSLNVSVACAVTLYEAQRQRQAAGMYDTPSELSQEQRNRVLFEGGHPIFAQACQRKGLPYPQIDADGQIVASDEWWHKMQMNKESWQDLDD
- the recG gene encoding ATP-dependent DNA helicase RecG translates to MQNLANIPVTVLKGVGPSIATKLEKLGLYTVQDLLFHLPIRYEDRTRIYQIRDLMPGIHTSVIGEVVDSNIQFGKRRMLLVRINDGSGELTLRFFHFSAAQKANLVPGKMIRCFGEIQRGGRGFEIIHPEYKSAEQDQDTPQVEETLTPVYSTTDGLRQISIRNICEQALVRLDRGSVEELLPEGFSNEGLTLAQAIQLIHKPTPDVSTLLLEEGRHPAQIRLIREELLAHNLSMLKLRQSSDKLPAKAMQIDESLQAKFLDTLPFSPTGAQSRVVADIRNDLQQDIPMMRLVQGDVGSGKTLVAALAALTAIGQGYQVSLMAPTEILAEQHAINFSKWFEPLGIRVGWLASKAKVKEKRQALEDIKSGALQMVVGTHALFQEQVEFHNMALAIIDEQHRFGVQQRLALREKGMFDGCYPHQLIMTATPIPRTLAMTAYADLDTSIIDELPPGRTPIQTVAIPDLRRDQVIERVRHNCLHDNRQAYWVCTLIEESEVLECQAAEDTAEHLQQQLAELKVGLVHGRMKADEKQAVMDEFKAGNIHLLVATTVIEVGVDVPNASLMIIENPERLGLAQLHQLRGRVGRGSVASHCVLMYKNPLSKTATKRLGVLRESNDGFYIAQKDLEIRGPGELLGTRQTGLAELKIADLVRDGDLIPEIQQQAYLLWKQHPALAQKLIERWLANKEKYSNA